A genome region from Primulina eburnea isolate SZY01 unplaced genomic scaffold, ASM2296580v1 ctg561, whole genome shotgun sequence includes the following:
- the LOC140821408 gene encoding uncharacterized protein isoform X2: MYPSVIRLQLHTPNQHLIYFDPQQRVSDLLADDDNSKTMLTEFFKLNCEPDMTEKYLYREFPQFYTWIKSGKKWIRRRSNNKVVGRVYVVSPSEGERFYLCILLNHVRGPTSFEDLMTVNGVTYSTFKESAQMRGLLRQDDYVIQCLEEARSVRMPSSLRRLFVSILVFCQPTTVRELWDEFHPSMCEDYGREISSSNFIINKLLVEIRRLLHQYKINLDDFDLPSISAEFLEDAPLPRIIEDELSYHISDDDLRSIERLNAQQRIAFDTIIESITHNQSKLFFIDGPGGIGKTFLYRSMLAHLRKMGKIIIAVATSGIAATLLPGGRTAHSRFQIPLRPTASTLCKLKKQTELADLIRRASAIVWDEAPMANRYAFESVSKSFQDIMENQIPFGGKTMVFGGDFRQVLPVVKRGSKAEQIAASISRSTFWNCVKIIHLQQNMRSAQDIEFSQFLLRVGDGLQHTVNRDFIKLPDSIIIPWEGEQSIQMLIDSVFPNMINHVNDEKYMVDRAIITPKNVDVDNINQMLILKFPGEEKEYTSWDSVEDDNHNLFQEEFLNSLSPSGLPPHKIILKVGSPVMLLRNVAPELGLCNGTRLICRILRRNFIDAEIITGPHKGNRYFLHRMPLKSEDNSGLPFELTRRQFPIRLSFALTINKAQGQTIPNIGIFLRNHVFSHGQLYVALSRGVSQNSTKILVKDGNLERQNGVFTRNVVFKEVLLPNRE; this comes from the coding sequence ATGTATCCTTCAGTCATTAGGTTACAATTACATACACCGAACCAACATCTGATTTATTTTGACCCCCAACAACGCGTAAGTGATCTACTTGCAGATGATGACAATTCTAAGACTATGCTTACagaatttttcaaattaaattgtGAACCTGACATGACTGAAAAGTATTTATATCGAGAATTTCCACAATTTTACACATGGATAAAATCTGGGAAAAAATGGATTCGTCGAAGAAGCAACAATAAAGTGGTTGGAAGAGTATATGTGGTGTCGCCATCTGAAGGTGAGAGGTTTTATCTTTGTATCCTTTTAAATCATGTCAGGGGCCCGACATCTTTTGAAGATCTGATGACTGTGAATGGGGTAAcgtattcaacatttaaggaGTCTGCTCAAATGCGCGGACTTCTCAGACAGGATGATTATGTAATACAATGTCTGGAAGAAGCACGATCTGTTAGAATGCCATCTTCATTGAGAAGGTTATTTGTATCGATACTGGTGTTCTGTCAACCAACAACAGTTCGAGAACTCTGGGATGAGTTCCATCCTAGCATGTGTGAAGATTATGGCAGAGAAATTTCATCAAGTAACTTCATCATCAATAAGTTATTGGTTGAGATACGAAGGTTGTTGCATCAATACAAAATCAACCTTGATGATTTTGATTTGCCATCAATAAGTGCTGAGTTTTTAGAAGACGCACCACTACCGAGAATAATTGAGGATGAGCTTTCTTATCATATTTCTGATGATGATTTGAGATCTATTGAACGTTTGAATGCTCAACAGAGGATTGCATTTGACACCATCATAGAAAGTATTACGCATAACCAATCAAAACTTTTCTTCATTGATGGTCCTGGAGGCATTGGTAAGACTTTTTTATACCGCTCAATGTTGGCACATTTAAGAAAAATGGGTAAAATAATAATTGCGGTAGCAACATCTGGAATAGCTGCGACATTGTTGCCAGGTGGAAGAACTGCACATTCACGTTTTCAAATTCCACTTAGACCAACCGCATCAACTCTTTGCAAACTAAAAAAACAGACAGAACTTGCAGATCTAATAAGACGTGCATCAGCTATAGTATGGGACGAGGCTCCAATGGCAAATCGATATGCTTTTGAATCTGTCAGTAAGAGTTTCCAAGATATTATGGAAAATCAAATACCATTTGGAGGGAAAACAATGGTTTTTGGTGGCGATTTTCGACAAGTGTTACCCGTTGTTAAACGAGGGTCAAAGGCAGAACAAATTGCTGCAAGTATTTCAAGGTCAACATTCTGGAATTGCGTAAAGATAATACACCTTCAACAAAATATGAGATCTGCTCAAGATATTGAGTTCTCGCAATTTCTCTTGCGCGTAGGTGATGGATTGCAACATACTGTAAATCGTGATTTCATAAAATTACCAGATTCAATTATCATACCATGGGAAGgtgaacaatcaattcagatgttGATTGATTCTGTTTTTCCTAATATGATAAATCATGTTAATGATGAAAAGTATATGGTTGATAGAGCAATCATCACACCAAAAAATGTTGATGTGGACAATATTAATCAAATGCTCATTCTCAAGTTTCCTGGAGAGGAAAAAGAGTATACATCTTGGGATAGTGTAGAAGACGACAATCACAACCTTTTTCAAGAAGAATTTTTGAATTCCCTTAGTCCAAGTGGTTTGCCACCCCATAAAATCATATTGAAAGTAGGGAGTCCTGTCATGCTCTTGAGAAATGTTGCACCTGAACTTGGTCTATGCAATGGAACAAGATTGATATGTCGCATTCTTCGTAGAAATTTTATAGATGCTGAGATCATAACAGGTCCTCACAAGGGTAACAGATACTTTCTACATAGAATGCCCTTGAAAAGTGAAGATAATTCTGGATTACCATTTGAGTTGACACGTCGACAATTTCCGATAAGGCTTAGTTTTGCTCTGACAATAAACAAAGCACAAGGTCAAACAATCCCAAATATTGGCATATTTTTGCGTAACCATGTGTTCAGCCACGGTCAGTTATATGTGGCACTTTCGAGAGGAGTCTCACAAAATT